One Ranitomeya imitator isolate aRanImi1 chromosome 1, aRanImi1.pri, whole genome shotgun sequence DNA window includes the following coding sequences:
- the NARS1 gene encoding asparagine--tRNA ligase, cytoplasmic isoform X2, with product MEEITGDTEQLRIEMYISDKEGDDSTGDGTKEKPFKTALKAMLTVGKEPFPVFYVDSQKENERWDVISKTQLKNVKKLWNREQMKNEAKEKKEAEDNLRREKNLEEAKKIVIEVDPNLPEPVTAKIRELEAYRGQRVKVFGWVHRLRRQGKTLMFIVLRDGTGYLQCVLSEKLCQCYNGLVLSTESTVAVYGTLDLVPEGKQAPGGHELSCDYWELIGLAPAGGADNLINEESDVDVQLNNRHMMIRGENMSKICKIRSTVVNCFRNHFFDRGYYEVTPPTLVQTQVEGGSTLFKLDYFGEEAYLTQSSQLYLETCIPALGDTFCIAQSYRAEQSRTRRHLAEYTHVEAECPFLSFDDLLNRLEDLVCDVVDRVLRSPMAPLVMELHPEFKPPKRPFKRMNYPEAIAWLKEHDVKKDDGTYYEFGEDIPEAPERLMTDAINEPILLCRFPAEIKSFYMPRCPEDRRLTESVDVLMPNVGEIVGGSMRIWDSEELLQGYKREGIDPTPYYWYTDQRKFGTCPHGGYGLGLERFLTWILNRHHIRDVCLYPRFVQRCKP from the exons gctatgcTGACCGTAGGGAAAGAGCCATTTCCAGTCTTCTATGTGGACTCGCAGAAGGAGAACGAG AGATGGGACGTGATCTCCAAGACCCAACTGAAGAACGTGAAGAAGCTCTGGAACCGGGAACAAATGAAGAATGAGGCCAAGGAAAAGAAAGAG gCTGAGGACAACCTAAGACGTGAAAAGAATTTGGAAGAAGCCAAAAAAATTGTCATCGAAGTTGACCCCAATCTCCCGGAACCAGTCACG GCAAAAATCCGAGAGTTGGAAGCTTACCGCGGACAAAGAGTCAAAGTGTTTGGCTGGGTCCATAGACTGCGCAGGCAAG GAAAGACTTTAATGTTTATAGTCCTAAGAGATGGGACCGGATATCTTCAGTGTGTCCTCAGCGAGAAACTG TGCCAGTGTTACAATGGGCTGGTCCTCTCTACAGAAAGCACCGTGGCCGTATACGGGACCTTGGACCTCGTGCCGGAAGGAAAACAG GCCCCGGGCGGACACGAGTTGTCCTGTGACTACTGGGAACTTATCGGATTGGCTCCCGCTGGCGGCGCCGATAACTTGATTAATGAAGAATCGGATGTGGACGTCCAGCTCAATAACCGTCACATGATGATCCGAGGAGAGAACATGTCCAAGATCTGCAAGATTCGTTCCACCGTCGTCAACTGCTTCCGCAACCACTTCTTTGACAGAGGCTACTATGAG GTGACGCCTCCGACCTTGGTGCAGACACAAGTAGAAGGGGGGTCCACGCTGTTCAAGCTGGATTATTTTGGAGAAGAGGCGTACCTGACCCAGTCCTCGCAGCTGTATCTGGAGACCTGTATCCCCGCGCTGGGGGACACCTTCTGCATCGCCCAGTCCTATCGAGCCGAACAGTCCCGGACGCGGCGACATCTGGCAGA ATACACTCACGTTGAGGCCGAATGTCCCTTCTTGTCCTTCGATGATTTGCTGAACCGCCTTGAGGACCTGGTGTGCGACGTGGTGGACAGGGTGCTGCGATCTCCCATGGCTCCGCTGGTGATGGAGCTGCACCCG GAGTTCAAACCACCTAAGCGCCCCTTTAAGAGAATGAACTACCCGGAGGCCATTGCTTGGCTGAAGGAACATGATGTGAAGAAGGATGATGGAACGTATTATGAGTTTGGGGAG GATATTCCAGAAGCCCCCGAGAGGCTGATGACAGACGCCATCAATGAGCCAATCTTGCTGTGTCGTTTCCCAGCTGAGATCAAGTCTTTCTACATGCCGCGCTGTCCGGAGGACAGGCGTCTCACCGAGTCT GTGGACGTGCTCATGCCCAACGTGGGTGAGATTGTTGGCGGCTCCATGCGTATCTGGGACAGCGAGGAACTGCTGCAAGGATACAAGAGAGAAGGGATCGACCCGACGCCGTACTACTGGTATACCGACCAG CGTAAATTCGGCACTTGTCCCCATGGAGGTTACGGTTTGGGTCTGGAGCGATTCCTCACTTGGATCCTCAATAGGCACCACATCCGCGACGTCTGCCTGTACCCCCGGTTTGTCCAGCGTTGTAAGCCTTAA
- the NARS1 gene encoding asparagine--tRNA ligase, cytoplasmic isoform X1: MEEITGDTEQLRIAEMYISDKEGDDSTGDGTKEKPFKTALKAMLTVGKEPFPVFYVDSQKENERWDVISKTQLKNVKKLWNREQMKNEAKEKKEAEDNLRREKNLEEAKKIVIEVDPNLPEPVTAKIRELEAYRGQRVKVFGWVHRLRRQGKTLMFIVLRDGTGYLQCVLSEKLCQCYNGLVLSTESTVAVYGTLDLVPEGKQAPGGHELSCDYWELIGLAPAGGADNLINEESDVDVQLNNRHMMIRGENMSKICKIRSTVVNCFRNHFFDRGYYEVTPPTLVQTQVEGGSTLFKLDYFGEEAYLTQSSQLYLETCIPALGDTFCIAQSYRAEQSRTRRHLAEYTHVEAECPFLSFDDLLNRLEDLVCDVVDRVLRSPMAPLVMELHPEFKPPKRPFKRMNYPEAIAWLKEHDVKKDDGTYYEFGEDIPEAPERLMTDAINEPILLCRFPAEIKSFYMPRCPEDRRLTESVDVLMPNVGEIVGGSMRIWDSEELLQGYKREGIDPTPYYWYTDQRKFGTCPHGGYGLGLERFLTWILNRHHIRDVCLYPRFVQRCKP, from the exons gctatgcTGACCGTAGGGAAAGAGCCATTTCCAGTCTTCTATGTGGACTCGCAGAAGGAGAACGAG AGATGGGACGTGATCTCCAAGACCCAACTGAAGAACGTGAAGAAGCTCTGGAACCGGGAACAAATGAAGAATGAGGCCAAGGAAAAGAAAGAG gCTGAGGACAACCTAAGACGTGAAAAGAATTTGGAAGAAGCCAAAAAAATTGTCATCGAAGTTGACCCCAATCTCCCGGAACCAGTCACG GCAAAAATCCGAGAGTTGGAAGCTTACCGCGGACAAAGAGTCAAAGTGTTTGGCTGGGTCCATAGACTGCGCAGGCAAG GAAAGACTTTAATGTTTATAGTCCTAAGAGATGGGACCGGATATCTTCAGTGTGTCCTCAGCGAGAAACTG TGCCAGTGTTACAATGGGCTGGTCCTCTCTACAGAAAGCACCGTGGCCGTATACGGGACCTTGGACCTCGTGCCGGAAGGAAAACAG GCCCCGGGCGGACACGAGTTGTCCTGTGACTACTGGGAACTTATCGGATTGGCTCCCGCTGGCGGCGCCGATAACTTGATTAATGAAGAATCGGATGTGGACGTCCAGCTCAATAACCGTCACATGATGATCCGAGGAGAGAACATGTCCAAGATCTGCAAGATTCGTTCCACCGTCGTCAACTGCTTCCGCAACCACTTCTTTGACAGAGGCTACTATGAG GTGACGCCTCCGACCTTGGTGCAGACACAAGTAGAAGGGGGGTCCACGCTGTTCAAGCTGGATTATTTTGGAGAAGAGGCGTACCTGACCCAGTCCTCGCAGCTGTATCTGGAGACCTGTATCCCCGCGCTGGGGGACACCTTCTGCATCGCCCAGTCCTATCGAGCCGAACAGTCCCGGACGCGGCGACATCTGGCAGA ATACACTCACGTTGAGGCCGAATGTCCCTTCTTGTCCTTCGATGATTTGCTGAACCGCCTTGAGGACCTGGTGTGCGACGTGGTGGACAGGGTGCTGCGATCTCCCATGGCTCCGCTGGTGATGGAGCTGCACCCG GAGTTCAAACCACCTAAGCGCCCCTTTAAGAGAATGAACTACCCGGAGGCCATTGCTTGGCTGAAGGAACATGATGTGAAGAAGGATGATGGAACGTATTATGAGTTTGGGGAG GATATTCCAGAAGCCCCCGAGAGGCTGATGACAGACGCCATCAATGAGCCAATCTTGCTGTGTCGTTTCCCAGCTGAGATCAAGTCTTTCTACATGCCGCGCTGTCCGGAGGACAGGCGTCTCACCGAGTCT GTGGACGTGCTCATGCCCAACGTGGGTGAGATTGTTGGCGGCTCCATGCGTATCTGGGACAGCGAGGAACTGCTGCAAGGATACAAGAGAGAAGGGATCGACCCGACGCCGTACTACTGGTATACCGACCAG CGTAAATTCGGCACTTGTCCCCATGGAGGTTACGGTTTGGGTCTGGAGCGATTCCTCACTTGGATCCTCAATAGGCACCACATCCGCGACGTCTGCCTGTACCCCCGGTTTGTCCAGCGTTGTAAGCCTTAA